In Sedimentibacter sp. MB31-C6, one genomic interval encodes:
- a CDS encoding DUF7768 domain-containing protein, translated as MKLIYVASPYKGDIEKNIEYAKEACRYVLNQGNAFFCPHLLYPQILDDNNPEERRLGINIGKEFLTKCDELWAFGGHISQGMFEEIEFARKIGIPVKRIIQLDFEIEEQELLKLGMY; from the coding sequence ATGAAACTGATATATGTTGCATCTCCATATAAGGGAGATATTGAAAAAAATATAGAATATGCTAAAGAGGCATGCCGTTATGTATTAAATCAAGGCAATGCCTTTTTTTGTCCCCATCTGCTTTATCCTCAGATTTTAGATGATAATAATCCAGAAGAAAGAAGATTAGGAATTAATATAGGAAAAGAATTTTTAACAAAATGTGATGAACTATGGGCATTTGGAGGACATATTTCTCAAGGAATGTTTGAAGAAATTGAGTTTGCTAGAAAGATAGGAATTCCTGTAAAAAGAATTATACAGCTTGATTTTGAAATAGAAGAACAGGAACTCTTAAAATTAGGGATGTATTGA
- a CDS encoding DNA cytosine methyltransferase: MITLGSLFDGIGGFPLAAVHNGITPIWASEIESFPIEVTKIRFPDMLHVGDVTKLKGEELPPVDIITGGSPCQDLSVAGTRAGLAGERSGLFMDQIRITKEMRYADAKRGKANHLIRPRYFVWENVPGAFSSAGGEDFKAVLEETARIADSTIFIPRPPGGVWKSAGCILGYEFTIAWRVLDAQYWGVPQRRKRIFLVADFGGHTAPKILFEQDSMFRDTQES, translated from the coding sequence ATGATTACATTGGGAAGTCTTTTCGATGGGATAGGAGGATTTCCCCTTGCTGCTGTCCATAATGGAATTACTCCTATATGGGCAAGTGAAATAGAGTCCTTTCCTATTGAAGTGACTAAAATAAGATTTCCTGACATGCTCCATGTGGGAGATGTTACAAAGCTAAAAGGAGAAGAATTACCTCCTGTAGATATCATAACAGGAGGTTCACCATGTCAAGACTTATCGGTTGCAGGTACAAGAGCAGGACTTGCTGGTGAACGTTCAGGTTTATTTATGGATCAAATAAGAATAACAAAAGAAATGAGGTATGCAGATGCAAAAAGAGGAAAGGCAAATCACCTTATCAGACCTCGATACTTCGTTTGGGAAAATGTCCCTGGAGCATTCTCAAGTGCAGGAGGAGAAGACTTCAAAGCGGTACTTGAAGAAACCGCAAGAATTGCAGACAGCACCATATTTATACCTAGACCTCCGGGAGGGGTATGGAAATCTGCTGGGTGCATATTGGGATACGAATTCACTATTGCTTGGAGAGTTCTCGATGCTCAATACTGGGGTGTCCCCCAAAGACGTAAAAGAATCTTTCTTGTCGCAGATTTTGGAGGACACACCGCACCCAAAATACTATTTGAGCAAGACAGCATGTTTAGGGATACTCAGGAGAGCTAA